In a single window of the Desulfocurvibacter africanus subsp. africanus DSM 2603 genome:
- a CDS encoding PAS domain S-box protein has translation MAVCIAFLCTPFGLQALAQPLALPASSAVYPNSLTACLVLLPAFLLLVAAGAWFAKRALSMRRAEAELRSVEEHFHRLLDFAPVGIFMHDGTRIVYANRRCAEFLGEVSPADIVGKPNLSFVHPDFHSRVDAYVVEHLQLGQSVPLDEQIFVRQDGREIRVEVAASPVGLDGRRLVQVLFLDITARKAAEEELRKAEERYRTLFEQAIEGIYRSTIEGRFEEVNPPLAAMLGYDSPAELVAAVRDIDCELYVPTGRRADFLASFGQDDKACGFESQVRRKDGSVIWVLENTRAIRDAVGRIIRFEGSMVDITLRKQAEQRLKASLEEKEIMLREIHHRVKNNLQVVSAFLSLQGDSLADPTVRNAFREGQNRIRALAAIHESLYQSSDLRGIDLSVYIPRLAKHVFNSYVHGPGKVRLALDVAAVQVAIDTAIPCGLIVNELLSNALKHGFPDGRSGAIRVSLTGGNGRITLAVRDDGVGLPVTFDLQSRKTLGMQILGALVQQLGGNLEYGAADGATFSIAFSPKSGTPILN, from the coding sequence ATGGCTGTGTGCATTGCCTTTCTTTGCACTCCGTTCGGCCTGCAGGCCTTAGCCCAACCCCTTGCGCTGCCAGCCTCCTCAGCCGTTTATCCCAACAGTCTGACAGCCTGCCTCGTGCTTCTGCCAGCCTTCCTCTTGCTGGTCGCCGCGGGCGCGTGGTTCGCCAAGCGGGCTCTGTCAATGCGCAGGGCCGAAGCGGAGTTGCGCAGTGTGGAGGAGCACTTTCACCGCCTGCTCGATTTCGCGCCGGTCGGCATCTTCATGCATGACGGAACGCGCATCGTATATGCCAACCGCCGTTGCGCCGAATTCCTGGGCGAGGTTTCACCAGCCGATATCGTGGGCAAGCCCAATCTGAGCTTCGTGCATCCTGATTTTCACTCGCGCGTCGATGCCTATGTTGTCGAGCACCTGCAATTAGGCCAAAGCGTGCCCTTGGATGAGCAGATCTTCGTGCGCCAGGACGGCAGGGAGATCAGGGTCGAGGTTGCGGCCAGTCCGGTGGGGCTCGACGGCAGGCGTCTCGTGCAGGTGCTTTTCCTGGACATCACTGCCCGCAAGGCTGCGGAAGAGGAGTTGCGCAAGGCCGAGGAGCGCTATCGTACCCTGTTCGAGCAGGCTATCGAAGGCATCTATCGTTCGACCATCGAAGGCCGCTTCGAGGAGGTCAACCCGCCCCTGGCCGCCATGCTCGGCTACGACTCGCCCGCGGAGCTGGTGGCGGCGGTGCGCGACATCGACTGTGAACTTTACGTGCCCACCGGACGCAGGGCGGATTTCCTGGCCAGCTTCGGCCAGGATGACAAGGCGTGCGGTTTCGAGTCCCAGGTGCGCCGCAAGGACGGGAGCGTCATCTGGGTCCTGGAAAACACGCGCGCCATCAGGGACGCTGTGGGCCGCATCATTCGCTTCGAGGGCAGCATGGTGGACATCACCCTGCGCAAACAGGCGGAGCAGCGGCTCAAGGCATCGCTGGAAGAGAAGGAAATCATGCTCCGCGAGATTCACCACAGGGTAAAGAACAACCTGCAGGTGGTCTCGGCCTTCCTAAGCCTGCAAGGCGATTCCCTGGCGGACCCAACGGTCAGAAACGCTTTCCGCGAGGGTCAGAACCGCATCCGCGCCCTGGCGGCCATTCACGAGTCGCTCTATCAGTCGTCCGACCTGCGGGGAATCGATCTCTCCGTGTATATCCCGCGCTTGGCCAAGCATGTGTTCAATTCTTATGTTCATGGTCCCGGCAAGGTGCGGCTTGCGCTGGACGTAGCTGCCGTGCAGGTCGCCATCGATACGGCCATCCCCTGCGGGCTGATCGTCAACGAGCTTCTGTCCAATGCGCTCAAGCACGGCTTTCCCGATGGCCGCAGCGGAGCCATCCGCGTCAGCCTGACCGGCGGGAACGGCCGGATCACGCTTGCGGTGCGCGATGACGGTGTGGGGTTGCCGGTTACGTTCGACCTGCAGAGTCGTAAGACCCTGGGCATGCAGATCCTGGGCGCGCTCGTGCAACAGCTTGGCGGCAATCTGGAGTACGGTGCAGCCGATGGCGCGACGTTCTCCATAGCCTTCAGTCCCAAGAGCGGGACGCCTATCTTGAATTGA
- the queD gene encoding 6-carboxytetrahydropterin synthase QueD, whose product MGTGRWRLTVREEFSASHQLRHYQGKCEALHGHNFGVEVSIEGDRTDERTGMLLDFKVLKDITRECVGLLDHKHLNDLEAFAGENPSSEHLARFLFREIEGRLGGYAVSLVEVTVAEKSSQSATYFEPGEK is encoded by the coding sequence ATGGGTACAGGCAGATGGCGGCTGACCGTGCGCGAGGAATTTTCGGCCTCTCACCAGCTGCGTCATTACCAAGGCAAGTGCGAGGCCCTGCACGGCCATAATTTCGGGGTCGAAGTGAGCATCGAGGGCGATCGCACTGACGAGCGCACGGGCATGCTGCTGGATTTCAAGGTGCTCAAGGACATCACCCGTGAATGCGTGGGACTGCTCGACCACAAGCACCTGAACGACCTGGAGGCCTTTGCCGGCGAGAATCCCTCTTCCGAGCACCTGGCCCGCTTTCTGTTTCGTGAGATCGAAGGTCGCCTGGGCGGCTACGCAGTGAGCCTGGTCGAGGTCACGGTGGCCGAGAAATCCAGTCAGTCCGCAACATATTTCGAGCCTGGCGAAAAATAG
- a CDS encoding glycosyltransferase family 9 protein encodes MAKLPILILQMQRMGDTILTFPLVLWLTRRYPGHPVWIVAERVFYEALMSVSPAVTYFPWEGTGRLLKERFLLCLNLSHRPEAADLAGRVQAEATFGTVAAPDGAHYINGFFQLYRAALTHCNRHNRLHWADLNALDIVPLDELRATRWPLPRTLSQNARAVGLFVGASERAKRPGPGFWAALSDELHGRGFRPVLFGGPGERELAAEIQRRARCRVLNQAGRLGLGELAAVCQTMQLMITPDTGPMHLAAWTGAKVLNLSMGPVNPWETGPYQPGHYVLRTAKSCVGCWECGRNSLDKQGDGLPCHETFAPPRVALLASLLTKDRPGDLERLRLPGGRLLLTARDDAGLYTLRPVIRAAPEARELVSRLWSAFFGWRAGLWGQDRPAKDARALLQSQPKLSMALRGVLPRFGRELRRSLAGKAVTLDHNFWRAVPPMARPLSSWLHLFLQNADYSLRAKRESLEMLEVLSIFLADS; translated from the coding sequence ATGGCTAAGCTTCCCATCCTCATCCTGCAGATGCAGCGCATGGGGGACACCATCCTGACTTTTCCCCTCGTGCTGTGGTTGACGCGGCGTTATCCGGGGCATCCCGTGTGGATCGTGGCCGAGCGCGTGTTCTACGAGGCGCTGATGTCCGTGAGTCCGGCCGTGACGTACTTCCCCTGGGAGGGCACCGGGCGACTGCTCAAGGAGCGCTTCCTGCTTTGCCTGAACCTCTCCCATCGGCCCGAAGCCGCTGATTTGGCTGGACGCGTGCAAGCCGAGGCGACATTCGGGACCGTGGCCGCGCCGGACGGGGCGCACTACATCAATGGGTTCTTCCAGCTTTACCGAGCCGCACTCACACACTGCAACCGGCACAACCGTTTGCATTGGGCCGACCTGAACGCCCTGGACATCGTGCCCTTGGACGAACTGCGCGCCACGCGCTGGCCTCTTCCACGCACTTTGAGCCAGAATGCGCGAGCCGTGGGCTTGTTCGTGGGCGCCAGCGAGCGGGCCAAGCGGCCCGGCCCGGGTTTCTGGGCCGCATTGTCCGACGAGTTGCACGGCAGAGGCTTTCGGCCGGTGCTCTTCGGCGGTCCCGGAGAGCGCGAGCTTGCCGCCGAGATCCAGCGTCGCGCCCGATGCCGCGTGCTCAACCAGGCCGGTCGCCTTGGCTTGGGCGAGCTTGCCGCCGTGTGCCAGACCATGCAGCTCATGATCACCCCGGACACGGGTCCCATGCACCTGGCGGCCTGGACCGGCGCAAAGGTGCTCAACCTCTCCATGGGGCCGGTCAATCCCTGGGAGACCGGACCTTACCAGCCTGGGCACTATGTGCTGCGCACGGCGAAAAGTTGCGTGGGTTGCTGGGAGTGCGGCAGAAACAGCCTGGACAAGCAGGGCGACGGCTTGCCCTGCCACGAGACATTCGCCCCCCCCCGTGTGGCATTGCTTGCTTCGCTGCTTACAAAGGACAGGCCGGGCGACTTGGAGCGGCTGCGTTTGCCGGGTGGGCGGTTGCTGCTTACCGCGCGTGATGACGCTGGGCTTTACACCTTGCGGCCCGTCATAAGAGCCGCGCCCGAGGCTCGCGAACTGGTCAGCCGTCTGTGGTCGGCTTTTTTCGGCTGGCGCGCAGGCCTGTGGGGCCAGGATCGGCCCGCCAAGGATGCACGGGCATTGCTGCAGTCCCAGCCCAAGCTGTCCATGGCCTTGCGTGGCGTATTGCCGCGTTTCGGTCGCGAGTTGCGCCGCAGCCTGGCCGGCAAGGCCGTCACCCTGGACCATAATTTCTGGAGGGCCGTACCGCCCATGGCGCGACCCTTGTCGAGTTGGCTGCATCTCTTTCTGCAGAACGCCGACTACAGCCTCCGCGCCAAGCGCGAGTCCCTGGAGATGCTGGAAGTCTTGAGCATCTTCCTGGCAGACTCCTAA
- a CDS encoding ATP-binding protein: MEEYFLRTMAAPHQARKLSKTAVFLLRQYLLDEELLHDIDLALCEACFNVVMHAYPDGRLGDVEIAVRLEPEGFVELRVADWGRGLDWERVRFENPGASAESGRGLFILRKLADALEYGSAEGKNQVVIRKNIGSSAWKNSA, translated from the coding sequence ATGGAAGAGTACTTCCTGCGGACAATGGCCGCGCCGCATCAGGCGCGCAAGCTATCCAAGACGGCTGTCTTTCTGTTGCGGCAGTATCTTCTCGACGAGGAGCTGTTGCACGATATCGATCTAGCCTTGTGCGAGGCCTGTTTCAACGTGGTCATGCACGCCTATCCCGATGGGCGCCTAGGGGATGTGGAGATTGCGGTGCGTTTGGAGCCCGAGGGATTCGTGGAATTGCGCGTGGCCGATTGGGGGCGGGGCCTGGATTGGGAGCGCGTGCGCTTCGAAAATCCGGGAGCATCCGCCGAGAGCGGCCGCGGGCTGTTCATCCTGCGCAAACTCGCGGACGCGCTGGAATACGGCAGCGCAGAAGGCAAAAATCAAGTCGTCATACGCAAAAACATCGGAAGTTCAGCATGGAAGAATTCCGCGTAG
- the dtd gene encoding D-aminoacyl-tRNA deacylase codes for MRFLLQRVRHATVRVREPAGWRVSGSINQGFVLLAGFGREDGWDLPESPVWKRMIEKVLDLRVFADEVGKLNLSLREAGGEMLVVSQFTLYADCRRGRRPSFTDAAPSAVAEALFERLGSDFESALPGRVARGVFGGDMEVELVNWGPVTIWLDSSELS; via the coding sequence ATGCGCTTTCTCCTGCAGCGAGTTCGGCATGCCACTGTGCGTGTGCGCGAGCCGGCCGGCTGGCGCGTGAGCGGCTCCATAAATCAGGGATTCGTATTGCTGGCCGGTTTCGGCCGCGAGGACGGCTGGGATTTGCCCGAATCGCCGGTCTGGAAACGCATGATCGAAAAAGTGCTGGATCTGCGGGTTTTCGCGGACGAGGTCGGCAAACTCAACCTGAGTCTGCGTGAGGCCGGCGGGGAAATGCTCGTGGTCTCGCAATTCACGCTGTATGCCGACTGCCGGCGAGGCCGGCGGCCGTCGTTCACCGACGCCGCTCCGTCCGCCGTGGCCGAGGCTTTGTTCGAACGCCTTGGCTCGGATTTTGAATCTGCTTTGCCCGGCCGGGTGGCGCGAGGCGTCTTTGGCGGCGACATGGAGGTTGAGCTGGTCAACTGGGGCCCGGTGACCATCTGGCTGGACTCCTCGGAACTCTCGTAG
- a CDS encoding CgeB family protein: MHDKQNTTYRATPSGDGDILLSVDGKTWRLLGRSGAETELRPAREFLASNRGLPVVIGAGMGNALALLLGSGCGPVAVVDCEKAIQDLSGARERFGLAPGVTWIDASSAEQALRELTRWQEANGGAPLMPIVHPVYLRLRPSYYLALRESCRASRSFDFWSRARYPKFTSWPPRLLLLSSRYFLMGEMEAACKRLGVPHRFLDIGDKERGSTEFVEMLLSAVVEFKPDFVLTINHLGVDREGVLIELLARLELPLASWFVDNPHLVLSLYKRLDSQLTTIFAWDRDNVPSLKAQGFANVEYLPLGVDLERFRRPTYQPAHHPWRARISFVGNSMLSKVGHRLKGAKAPRPLILAYREVARAFAASEARSVRDFLAAGYPDLFTLYEALPSLEQRLAYEALLTWEATRRYRLSCVEKILPFEPLIVGDRLWKTALKGRSEPWRWHHELSYYSDLPGFYPLSDINFNCTSKQMKGAVNQRVFDVPACGGFVLSDYREQMEDLFELGREAICYRDPEEIPELVRFYLDNPAARERVARAGRERVLRDHGYDLRLTKLMRAMQRLYG, translated from the coding sequence GTGCACGATAAGCAAAATACCACATATCGGGCCACGCCATCGGGCGACGGCGACATTCTGTTGAGCGTCGACGGCAAGACCTGGCGATTGCTGGGCCGATCCGGGGCCGAAACAGAGTTGCGGCCGGCGCGTGAATTCCTGGCCTCCAACCGCGGCTTGCCCGTGGTCATCGGCGCGGGCATGGGCAATGCCTTGGCCCTGCTGCTGGGCAGCGGCTGCGGTCCCGTGGCCGTGGTGGACTGCGAGAAGGCCATTCAGGACCTGAGCGGCGCGCGCGAGCGTTTCGGTTTGGCCCCAGGCGTTACCTGGATAGACGCCTCCAGCGCCGAACAGGCCCTGCGGGAGCTGACCCGTTGGCAGGAGGCCAACGGTGGGGCGCCGCTCATGCCCATCGTGCACCCGGTTTATCTGCGCCTGCGCCCAAGCTATTATCTGGCTCTGCGCGAGAGCTGCCGCGCGAGCCGCAGCTTCGATTTCTGGTCCCGCGCGCGCTATCCGAAGTTCACGTCCTGGCCTCCCAGGCTCCTGCTCCTGTCCAGCCGTTATTTCCTCATGGGCGAGATGGAAGCCGCCTGCAAGCGCTTGGGCGTGCCGCACCGCTTCTTAGATATCGGCGACAAGGAGCGGGGCAGCACCGAATTCGTGGAGATGCTCCTTTCGGCCGTGGTGGAGTTTAAGCCCGACTTCGTGCTGACGATCAACCATTTGGGCGTGGACCGCGAGGGCGTGCTCATAGAGCTGCTAGCCCGCCTGGAGCTGCCGCTGGCCTCCTGGTTCGTCGACAACCCGCACCTCGTCCTTTCGCTGTACAAGCGCCTGGACAGTCAACTCACGACAATCTTTGCCTGGGACCGCGACAACGTTCCCTCGCTCAAGGCCCAGGGCTTCGCCAATGTGGAATACCTGCCGCTGGGCGTGGACCTGGAGCGCTTCCGTCGACCGACGTACCAGCCGGCCCATCATCCCTGGCGGGCGCGCATATCCTTCGTGGGCAACTCCATGCTCTCCAAGGTCGGCCACCGGCTAAAGGGCGCCAAGGCTCCGCGGCCGCTTATTCTGGCCTATCGCGAGGTGGCTCGGGCCTTTGCCGCGAGCGAGGCGCGTTCGGTGCGCGACTTCCTGGCCGCAGGGTATCCGGATCTTTTTACCCTATATGAGGCCCTGCCGAGCCTGGAGCAGCGCCTGGCCTACGAGGCCCTGCTGACCTGGGAAGCCACCCGGCGCTACCGCCTGTCCTGCGTGGAAAAGATTTTGCCTTTCGAGCCCCTCATTGTCGGCGACAGGCTATGGAAAACAGCCCTCAAGGGCCGTAGCGAACCTTGGCGCTGGCACCATGAACTCAGCTATTACTCGGACTTGCCCGGCTTCTATCCGCTCAGCGACATAAACTTCAACTGCACGAGCAAGCAGATGAAGGGCGCGGTGAACCAGCGCGTGTTCGATGTTCCCGCCTGCGGCGGTTTCGTGCTTTCGGATTACCGCGAACAGATGGAGGATCTTTTCGAGCTGGGCCGCGAAGCCATCTGCTACCGCGATCCGGAGGAGATCCCCGAACTCGTCCGCTTCTACCTGGACAACCCGGCCGCGCGGGAGCGCGTTGCCCGCGCTGGCCGCGAGCGCGTGCTGCGCGACCACGGCTACGATTTGCGCCTTACTAAGCTCATGCGCGCCATGCAACGCCTGTATGGCTAA
- a CDS encoding STAS domain-containing protein yields the protein MEEFRVDTIGEARVIRFAGEITMDNAQELKNRGRQVVEGQGRAVVMDLSKVTFIDSSGIGFLIVLKSRCDEAGKRFALLSPSVQVRKTLRLVQLDAIFPVAANEGDLARILSL from the coding sequence ATGGAAGAATTCCGCGTAGATACCATAGGCGAAGCGAGGGTGATCCGCTTCGCGGGCGAAATCACCATGGATAACGCCCAGGAACTCAAAAATCGCGGCCGTCAGGTCGTAGAGGGCCAGGGCCGGGCCGTGGTCATGGATCTTTCCAAAGTCACCTTCATCGACAGCTCCGGCATAGGTTTCCTCATCGTGCTCAAGTCGCGCTGCGACGAGGCTGGTAAACGCTTTGCGCTGCTCTCCCCGAGCGTCCAGGTGCGCAAGACCCTGCGGCTGGTGCAGCTCGACGCCATCTTCCCGGTGGCGGCCAATGAAGGGGACTTGGCCAGGATTCTGTCCCTGTGA
- the dnaE gene encoding DNA polymerase III subunit alpha, whose product MPDFVHLHCHTEFSLLDGAIRIKDLCAKTKEFGSPAVAITDHGNMHGAVDFYMKAKDCGIKPILGCEVYVAGEGGVEEKGPGAKRHHLVLLAKDLTGYHNLLKLVSKASLHGFHYKPRVDKTWLMEHAEGLIALSACLAGEIPRVLMGQGLDAGIRTANEYAQIFPGRFYLEMQANGLEEQFRANELIRKCADATGLPLVATNDCHYLTREDVEAHDVLLCIQTAAMVADKDRMRFGTSELYYRPPQEMAREFSDCPEALENTLKIADMCSVDLNLKQLHFPKYDLPAGMTLEDEFRKLSRDGLKERLEKLPYTVDEQAYWKRFEYELDVICKMQFPGYFLIVQDFINWAKRNAIPVGPGRGSAAGSIVAWALKITNLDPIPYNLLFERFLNVERISMPDIDVDFCERRRHEVIDYVTRHYGEDNVAQITTFGTMKAKAAVKDVGRALGMSFAETNRIAKLIPEDLKMTIGKALDSEQELRNLYDLDPQVRKCLDVSIRLEGLCRHCSTHAAGVVISPGPMSDYLPLYRDKKGGVVTQYDMKKVEKVGLVKFDFLGLRTMTVIHDTLDNIRLQGLTPPDLDVLPLDDLETYKLYSRGDTDGIFQVESSGMRKYLQMLKPSCFEDIIAMLALYRPGPLGSGMVDEFIKRKHGEVAVTFPHESLSEVLKPTYGVIVYQEQVMSVAQIMAGYTLGQADLLRRAMGKKNPEEMAKQRERFLSGAREKKIADATANEVFDLMEKFAEYGFNKSHSAAYALISYHTAYLKVHHKHEFMAAIMTSEIENQDKILKYINSCRDMEIKVLPPDVNASLRQFTVEQGRIRYGLGGVKNVGDEAIKDIVAAREADGPFRSLLDLCCRANLRKVTKRVLESLIKAGAVDGFGATRAALIAGLDRAVGLAQKKQKERESGQISMLGLMGTNEREAALPGLGVACPEQSLDEWPDDEKLRNEKEALGFYLSSHPLLAFRHELRRLRCSSLEDCAEMGEGMQVKVALLITGVKEHITKRGDKMAFCQAEDLTGATELVMFPEVYQKAKPHMEGDQPLLVTAKISEIEGGDGDDGEASSKRAKLLAEDICLLSGVVSVGEDPVELYLPRTAFDSGRMDTLKAILARYPGRAPVQFELTLPEGCCRLRLGPRYTVAPTVDFWKEIEGWRTA is encoded by the coding sequence ATGCCCGACTTCGTCCATCTGCACTGCCATACTGAATTCAGCCTGCTGGACGGCGCGATCCGCATCAAGGATCTGTGCGCCAAGACCAAGGAATTCGGCTCGCCGGCCGTGGCCATCACCGACCACGGCAACATGCACGGTGCGGTGGACTTCTACATGAAGGCCAAGGATTGCGGCATCAAGCCCATCCTGGGCTGCGAAGTTTATGTGGCTGGCGAGGGCGGGGTGGAGGAGAAGGGCCCCGGCGCCAAGCGTCATCACTTGGTGCTGCTGGCCAAGGACCTCACGGGCTACCACAATTTGCTCAAGCTGGTTTCCAAGGCCAGTCTGCACGGTTTCCATTACAAGCCGCGCGTGGACAAGACTTGGCTCATGGAGCACGCCGAGGGGCTCATCGCCCTGTCGGCCTGCCTGGCGGGCGAGATCCCGCGCGTGCTCATGGGCCAGGGGCTGGACGCGGGCATCCGCACGGCCAACGAATACGCGCAGATATTTCCAGGCCGTTTCTACCTGGAAATGCAGGCCAATGGCCTGGAAGAGCAGTTCCGGGCCAACGAGTTGATTCGCAAGTGCGCCGATGCCACGGGATTGCCGCTGGTGGCCACCAACGACTGCCACTATCTGACGCGCGAGGACGTCGAGGCGCATGACGTCCTCCTGTGCATCCAGACCGCGGCCATGGTCGCGGACAAGGACCGCATGCGCTTCGGCACCAGCGAACTGTACTACCGTCCGCCGCAGGAGATGGCGCGCGAGTTCTCGGACTGCCCGGAGGCCCTTGAGAACACGCTCAAGATCGCGGACATGTGCAGCGTGGATTTGAACCTCAAGCAGCTTCACTTCCCCAAATATGATCTGCCCGCGGGCATGACCCTGGAGGACGAGTTCCGCAAGTTGTCCCGCGATGGCCTCAAGGAGCGCTTGGAGAAGCTGCCTTACACGGTTGACGAGCAGGCCTACTGGAAGCGCTTTGAGTACGAGCTGGACGTCATCTGCAAGATGCAGTTCCCAGGCTACTTTCTCATCGTGCAGGATTTCATCAACTGGGCCAAGCGCAACGCCATCCCCGTGGGACCAGGCCGCGGCTCGGCCGCCGGCTCCATCGTGGCCTGGGCGCTCAAGATCACCAACCTCGACCCCATCCCCTACAACCTGCTGTTCGAGCGCTTCCTGAACGTGGAGCGCATCTCCATGCCGGATATCGACGTGGACTTCTGCGAGCGCAGACGCCACGAGGTCATCGACTACGTGACCCGCCACTATGGCGAGGACAACGTGGCCCAGATCACGACCTTCGGCACCATGAAGGCCAAGGCCGCGGTCAAGGACGTGGGCCGGGCTCTGGGCATGAGCTTCGCGGAGACCAACCGCATCGCCAAGCTCATCCCCGAAGATCTCAAGATGACCATCGGCAAGGCCTTGGACAGCGAGCAGGAGCTGCGCAACCTGTACGATCTCGATCCGCAGGTGCGCAAATGCCTGGACGTGTCCATTCGCCTGGAAGGGCTGTGTCGGCACTGCTCCACGCACGCCGCGGGCGTCGTCATCAGTCCCGGCCCCATGTCGGACTACCTGCCGCTGTACCGAGACAAGAAGGGCGGCGTGGTCACGCAGTACGATATGAAAAAGGTCGAGAAGGTCGGGCTGGTCAAGTTCGACTTCCTGGGCCTGCGCACCATGACCGTCATCCACGATACCCTGGACAACATTCGTCTCCAGGGTCTGACCCCGCCGGACCTGGACGTCCTGCCCCTGGACGACCTGGAGACGTACAAGCTCTATTCGCGCGGCGACACCGACGGCATCTTCCAGGTCGAATCCTCGGGCATGCGCAAGTACTTGCAGATGCTCAAGCCGTCCTGCTTCGAGGACATCATCGCCATGCTCGCCCTGTACCGTCCCGGTCCGCTGGGTTCGGGCATGGTCGACGAATTCATAAAGCGCAAGCACGGCGAAGTGGCCGTGACCTTCCCGCACGAGAGCCTGAGCGAGGTGCTGAAGCCCACCTACGGCGTCATCGTCTATCAGGAACAGGTCATGTCCGTGGCCCAGATCATGGCGGGCTATACTCTTGGCCAGGCGGATCTGCTGCGCCGGGCCATGGGCAAGAAGAACCCTGAGGAGATGGCCAAGCAGCGCGAGCGCTTCCTGTCTGGCGCGCGAGAGAAAAAGATCGCCGACGCCACGGCCAACGAGGTCTTCGACCTCATGGAGAAGTTCGCCGAGTACGGCTTCAACAAGTCGCACAGCGCGGCCTATGCGCTCATCTCCTATCACACGGCCTATCTCAAGGTGCACCACAAGCACGAGTTCATGGCCGCCATCATGACCTCGGAAATCGAGAACCAGGACAAGATCCTCAAGTACATCAACTCCTGCCGGGATATGGAAATCAAGGTCCTGCCGCCGGACGTGAACGCCAGCCTGCGTCAGTTCACGGTGGAGCAAGGCCGCATCCGCTACGGTCTGGGCGGGGTCAAGAACGTGGGCGACGAGGCCATCAAGGACATCGTGGCCGCACGCGAGGCCGATGGCCCGTTCCGAAGCCTGCTGGACCTGTGCTGCCGGGCCAATCTGCGCAAGGTCACCAAGCGCGTGCTGGAAAGCCTCATCAAGGCCGGGGCGGTGGACGGCTTTGGGGCCACGCGCGCGGCGCTTATCGCCGGCCTGGACCGCGCCGTCGGCCTGGCCCAGAAGAAGCAGAAGGAGCGCGAGTCCGGCCAGATCTCCATGCTCGGGCTCATGGGCACCAACGAACGCGAGGCTGCCTTGCCCGGCCTGGGCGTGGCCTGCCCGGAGCAGTCCCTGGATGAGTGGCCAGACGACGAGAAGCTGCGCAACGAAAAGGAAGCCCTGGGCTTCTACTTGTCCAGCCATCCGCTGCTGGCCTTCCGCCACGAGCTGCGCCGCCTGCGCTGTTCGAGCCTGGAGGACTGCGCCGAGATGGGCGAGGGCATGCAGGTCAAGGTCGCGCTGCTCATCACGGGCGTCAAGGAGCATATCACCAAGCGCGGCGACAAAATGGCCTTCTGCCAAGCCGAGGACCTGACCGGCGCAACTGAGCTGGTCATGTTCCCCGAGGTCTACCAGAAGGCCAAGCCGCATATGGAAGGGGACCAGCCGCTACTCGTAACGGCCAAGATCAGCGAAATCGAAGGCGGTGACGGTGACGACGGAGAAGCTTCGTCTAAGCGGGCCAAGCTGCTGGCCGAAGATATCTGTCTGCTGTCTGGCGTGGTCTCGGTTGGCGAGGATCCGGTGGAGCTGTACCTGCCCAGGACGGCTTTCGATTCCGGTCGCATGGACACGCTCAAGGCCATTCTGGCTCGTTATCCGGGCCGAGCGCCGGTACAGTTTGAATTGACCTTGCCCGAGGGCTGCTGCCGCCTTCGCTTGGGGCCGCGCTACACCGTGGCGCCCACGGTGGATTTCTGGAAGGAGATCGAGGGGTGGCGCACGGCTTGA